A segment of the Polyangiaceae bacterium genome:
ACCTCCGGATCGCCAGGAAGTGATGAGCGCCGCTGCGGACGCCGCGGCGGAGCTCGAGCGCGGCGAAGAAGCCTTCCACGTGGCGGGGAATTCCGATGGTGCGACCTCACGCTCGGGCCGTTGGCGCGCCATCGAGCTCGGGCAGGAGCGCCTGCCCCCGCCTTCACGGCCGTTTACGCCGGTATCGCTGACGCCCAGCCGCCCCCCGCGCCCGCCGTCGCTGCCACCAACCAGCGCGCGCGGCGGTGCGCCGACGCTCGCAGGCGGAGTCTTCGTCCCCCCACCGGTCGACCAGCTCGCAGAGGAGTCGCTCCTGGTATTCAGCGAAGAACCCCGGGTCGTGGGTCACGCGGATGGGGTGGTGCTCGTCAACTCCGAGGAGCGATTCTGCCTACGCCCGAGCGCGGTGCGCGCAGTGCTCCCCATTGGCAACGATCTGACGAGCCGTCAGCTCAAACGCCGTTCACGCGGCCGGGAGACCGAGGAGCTTCTGGGTGACGCCGGGGACGGCATCATCGAACTCCTGGGGCCAGCACGCCTAGTGCTTGGGAGCCCCGAGGGGCGCCTGGTGGTCACCCAGCTCGACGGGCAGTTCCTGTACTTGAGGGAGCGGCTCCTGGTGGCCTTCGAGAGCGGGATTGCCTACGAAAGCGGGCGTTTGCCGGTGAGCGGGGAGCGCCATGAGGCGGTGGTGCAGTTGTCCGGGCAGGGCGCGGTGGTGTTCAACGGGGGCGACCTGATCGAGGCGCTTGATTGCCGCGCGGAACAGCCCTTGTGGATCGCGGCGGAGTACGTCGTGGGCTGGACTGGCAGGCTGTTGCCGCGACCGCTCGACCCCTCCGAGGCGCTAGGTGTGGCGCAGCTCGGGCGCGTCGGGGGCTCCACGGGGCTGATCAGCTTCTCGGGGGATGGTGCCGTTTTCGCCAAAGTGCGCTAGAGAGGGCGCGTTGCCCGAGACTCGAGGCGCTGAATGAGTGATTCTCCCCCCCAAACCGAGAGCGCGAAAAAGAAGCGTCCCAAGGTCGATCCGGAGCAGCGCAAGGCGCGCCGCAAATCGTTGCGTGAAGACGCAGTCAACATCCCGAATCTGCTGACTTTTGGCCGCATTGCCATCATCCCAGTGGTGCTCTGGCTGCTCGACCGGGGGACACCTCAGGACTGTGTGACGGCGGCGTTGGTATACGCCGCGGCGGCGATCACCGATCTGCTGGACGGGTACCTGGCGCGCAAGCTGGGTGTGGTCAGTGTACTCGGGAAGTTCCTCGATCCCCTCGCGGACAAGCTCTTGGTAATGGCCGTCCTGATCTGGATGGTGCCGATGGGGCGCATCTCCGAGTGGGTGGTGATTCTGCTGCTGGGGCGCGAAATCAGCATCACCGGGCTGCGCTCGATCGCCAGCAGCGAAGGCGTGGTGATCGCTGCTGGTGGCGGCGGAAAGAGCAAAACCGCGCTGCAAATGGTGGGGATCTTGTGCCTGGTGATCGGCTACCCGTACCACCTGGACATCGGGATCTACGACCTTGGTGTGGTGGATCTAGTGCCCGTCGGGCGCTGGCTCATCTACATCTCCCTGGTCTTCAGCTTCGGCAGCGGCTTCGAGTACGTGAGGCTCTTCGCCGAGGCGGTCGAGGCCAAGGACCGGCGCCAGGCAGAGAACTGAGCGGGAACCGCCCCGAAGTCGCTCGCAGAAGCGTGACAAGTCCCCTGCCTGGCTGCTAACACAAGCCCGCCATGCGCGTGAGACACGCCCTTCTTTTGGGATTCATTGGCTTTGTGTTCGTCGCTTGCTCCAAGCAGGGCGAAGGCGAGCGCTGCGACCTTCTCTTGAGCGGTGAGACCGGCGACTGTGAGGTTGGCCTGGTTTGCACTGCAGCCAACACGCTGAACGACAACAGCACGGACCGTTGCTGTCCGCCTGAGGGCGAGTCCTTCAGCGACAATCGCTGCGCCCCGAAATCGAGCATCGGTTCGAACGGGGGTAGCGCTGGCACTGGTGGCACGTCGACTGCGGGCAGCGGCGGAACGTCCACCGCAGGCAGCGGCGGAACGTCCACCGCAGGCAGCGGCGGAACGTCGACTGCGGGCAGCGGCGGAACGTCCACCGCAGGCAGCGGCGGTACTGGTGGTTCGGCGGGTACTGGCGGTTCGGCAGGCACGGGCGGCAGCGCTGGCTCCGCTGGCACGGGCGGCTCTGCTGGCGCTGCGGGCAGCGCAGGGACTGGGACGTGAGAGTCCGCGCCTTCTGGGTGGGCCTCTTGGGGCTCGCTTTGTTGCGCTGTTCAAGCGCGGCAGCAGAAGGCGAAGGCTGCGATCTCGCGGAGGGCAACGCCGACTGCCAGAGCGGCTTGGTGTGCACGTCGCCTTTGGACATTCAGGCAGATCACGCGGTGTGCTGTCCTGGCCCCGGTGACTCACCCAACGAAGCCGCGTGTCGCTCGTCAGCGGACGGCGTGATTCCCGATGCTGGTGTTGGCTCTGCATACTCGAGCGGCGGTTCCGTGAACGATGGTGGCGCAGCCGCCGGTTCGGGCGGTGTTGCGGGCTCGGCGGGCACAGGCGGCTCGGCGGGCACAGGCGGCTCGGCGGGCACAGGCGGCTCGGCGGGCACAGGCGGCTCAGCGGGTACAGGCGGCTCAGCGGGTACAGGCGGCTCAGCGGGTACAGGCGGCTCAGCGGGTACAGGTGGAACCGGCGGTTCCGCAGGGAGCAACTAGCGATGCCCGTCAGCGATCTGATGGCTCAGGCTCAAGAAGCGCTGCTGCTCAGTATCGCGGTCTCCCTGCCGGTGATTGGTGCGGCCGCTTTGGCTGGGTTGTTTGTTGCTATTTTCCAGGCGGCAACTCAGGTGCAAGACATCACCCTCGCCCATTTGCCGCGGCTACTCGTCGTTGCGGTGGTGCTGGCGCTGGCTGGCCCCTGGATGGGACACCAAATCGCGAGCTTCGCGGCCCGCGCATTCACTGGCGGTTGAGGCTGGGGCTCGGTTCAAATGGGCGGCGGCGCGCAGGTGCTCGACGTTTCTCAAGCCGTTCTGGCGCTGAGATCCGACGGCGTGTTGGTCGGGGGTGAGGTGCGCGGTCGGCTGACGGAGCTCGGCCCAAGGCACCTCGTGCTCGAAGACGCGGAGCTGCGACTCGAATGCAGCTGTGAGCCAGCCCTGGCGGAGGCAGGTGCAGCCGTGGCCGGCGACCTAATCGCCGCGCAGATCACTCGGGTAGAAGCCGACGTCGTGCACGTCGGGACAGTGCGGCGCATTGCCTCGGGGAAACTGCTTGAGCAGCCGACTGGGGAGCATGCTCGGCGCTTGGGGCGGCGCATGCGTGCCCGCGCGGCTGCCCAGCGCTTCATCCGAAGCTACTTCGATGACGCCGGTTTTCTAGAGGTGGATACGCCAGTGCGCGTGCAAGCGCCGGGGCTCGATCTGCACGTGGACGCGCTTTCTGCACATGACGGCTGGCTGATCACCTCTCCAGAGCACCACATGAAGCGGCTGCTGGTCGCTGGTTTGCCGCGCATCTACCAGATCGCTCGGGCGTCTCGCGCCGAAGAGCTGGGTGCGCTGCATCAGCCCGAGTTTCTGTTGCTCGAGTGGTATCGCGCCTACGCGGGTATGGCCGAGGTGATGGCGGACACCGAGGCGCTGGTGGTTGGCGTTGTCGAGACGTTGCGCTCGCTCGCTCCAGGAGCCCAGCTGCGCGATGTCTCATATCAGGGCACACGCTTCGATCTCTCGCGGCCATTCGAGCGCGTCAGCGTTCGCGAAGCATACCGCCGCTTCGCTGATGTGGACGACGTGGTCGCGCTCGCGAGAGACGACGAAGACCGCTATTTCGAGCTCATGGTGGATCGGGTGGAACCCGGGCTCACTGCGCTCCAGCGACCGGTGTTCCTACACGGTTACCCCCTCAGCCAGGCGTCCCTAGCGCGGCCGGATCCCCTCGATCCCGAGACGGCGGAGCGCTTCGAGCTCTACTGGGCAGGCGTCGAGCTATGCAACGGCTTTGGCGAGCTGAACGACGCTGCGGAGCAGCGTCGCCGCTACGTCGCCGCGATCGAGGATCGTCGCTCGCGACAGATGCCGGTCTACCCGTTGGATGAGCCTTTCCTCACGGCATTGGAAGAGGGTATGCCCCCTGCCGGAGGCAACGCGCTTGGGCTCGATCGCTTGTTGATGTTGGCTCTGGACGAGACGAGCCTGGACGCGGTGGTCCCCTTCCCCATCCCGCGCCCAGAATGAATCACGCAGCCTGATTCAAGCTGCGTGATGCGAGCGGCGCCAGCGCCGCCGACTACTGCCCCACGCTCGGGGTCATGCTCTGAGCCGCAGCGACCAGGAAGCGGACCATGTCCGCGTTCGCCGCAGGCACGTCGAAGATCACGAAGTGCCCGTCTTGGTCGATCGGCGGACCGTACTCCCGGGCGCCCAGGGTGAGCGTTTCCGTACCGCTACCGAGGTTGCCGCTGACAGGGCCAGGCTGCTCGTCGACGCCGCTCAGCGCGTCTGGAGGGCTCGCGCTCGAGTCTGCCTTGGCGAGGTCGAACTTGCCGGCCTGGATGTAGGTCGCGAGGGTGACCGGGGTGCTGTAGCTGTCTCCCAACCCGTAGGTTTGAAACACGCTCTTCGGTGACATATCGGTCTCCGGATTGCGCCACAGACCCGCAAAGTTCAGTGGATCGGCGGGATCCACCCATTGCTGCAGCAGAGTCAACACCGGGTGATTCGTGCCCGCGACCAGCTCGAAATCAGCGCTAAAATCGCCGAGCACGAGGGGCACCGCTGCCTTGATGTTCACGGGTTGAGTCTTGGTCAACAGCGAGTCTTTCAAGCTTGCTCCGTTGCCTGAAAGCACTGCCGCGCGGAAATCCGTTGCGTAAGGCACTGCAAGGCTACCTTCAGTCGCGCCCTGGGAGTGCCCGAAGAACACGATGCGCAGCGGATCGACCTTGATCGCGTCGCCCCCGGTGTCTCCCGCGCTCACGTCAAGCGACGCGGCGAAGCGCCCAAGCGAGAGCTGGTCCGCTGCGCCTTGGAGCGGATTGCCGCGCGCGGCGGCGGGGTTTCCAAAGTTGAAGAAGAGGTTGTTGGGAGACTCGTCGGAATTTCCCCGACGAGGGCCGTGCTCGACTTGATCGATGCCCAGCACGACGAAGGGCGTGCTGGCTTTGGCCAATGCCCCCGCTACCTCATCCCGCACGTGGGAGCGGAAGCTCCCACCAGTGCCATGCGCGAAGACTACTGCGGGCCAACCTTCGGTCGGCATGGTCGTGCCCTTAGGGACGGTGACGGAGAGGCACACCGCTTCGCTGCGTTGCACGCTGTTCTTGATCCCGCCACCGCTCGCCAGGTACGGCGCGTCTCCCTCCTGGAAGATCGGGAGCGACACGAGCGCGTGGTACTCGGCGAAATCCGCGCCCTCAGCCTGACAGCCGCGGTCTCCTTCGGCGTCAGGGCAAGGAGACTGCACGCCAGCGTCGCAGCGCACCCAGCCGCTGGCGGTTGGTGCTGGGGCTGCCGTAACGGCATCCGCGACCTGACGCATGGGCGCCCGCACGTCCTCGGTGGTGATCACGGTGGCGTTCAAGACGGTCGCAGGATCGATCGCCTGATCCGCGAGGTAACTGCGGAAGCCGGCAAACTTGGCGTGAGCATCAGCCAGCACGGGGTCACTCGGCGCCGCGTCCGCGAGTAGCGCCTCGAACTGCTCCGAGCGCTCGATCGCATTGCCGGACTTATCCTTGCCGTCGGTCGTGAGGAACACCGCGTAGCTGTGCCCTGGAAGCATTGGCGACCCTTGAGGACGCTGAATCGCGAAGTAGTCCGAGCAGACGTACTTTCCGCCGGCCTCGTTGGCGACCCAACGCAACCCAGACGTGCGCCCGAAGTCGTCACCTGGCGTGATGTCGACCCACTGCACCGGCTTCTTCACGCCCTCCACGAACTGGAAGGACTCGAAGTCGATGTGACCCGAGAAGCGGAAGATCACGGCTGGATAGGTGCCCCAGCCGGTTGCGGATTGGCTCAGCGCGTCGATGTAGATCTTCACCGGATCGTAGCCGAGCAAGGCGGAGCCAGGGGTTGGGAAGCCCTGCAGGTTCAGCTTCCCGTCTTGGAACAACAGGTCGTTGGGGAACGGGAGCCGAAAGAAGTCTCCCGCCTGTCCCGCCGGGTCATTGACCCCGGGTACCTCGAAGAACGCTCGCACAGTGCCCGCGGAGATGGGTGCGCAAGTGACGCCGGGGAACTCAGACGCGCCGAGGCTCGAGCCGCCTGCCGGCGCTTTCTGACATTCGCCACCGACGCAGGTCAGACCGCCGAAGCAGCTCGAGGGGGTCGCACAGTTGCCGCCGAGATCCGTGTTGCCTTCGGGGACACACTGAGCCCCGAAGCCGACGATGGCGCAGCGCAGGCCGTGTACGCAGTCCGTATCCGCAAGGCAGGCATCCCCGCTCTGACCCTCACCCGCGTTGACACAGCGCGAGTCCACGCACTGCAGCTCATCTTTGCACTCCGCGCTGATCGTGCACGCGGCACCAAACGCGATGTTGCCAGCGGGTTGGCACACGCCACCTGGGCTGCACTCGAGTCCGCGGCGACACTCGCCGCCACTGCATGCCTCCCCCACTCCGGCGTTGCCGCCGCCCGTTCCACCGCCCTCGTCCCCACCGGAACAAGCTGCAACCAGCAGCAGGCTGAACGCGGCAGCCCCTGCGATCCCGCTCCAAGATTTGCGCATCCCCGCGAGCATAACCCTGGCCTATGGGGCCAGGCCAGCGTGGCCGGCGAGCATCGGCCTGCGGCCATCGCCCTCAGTAGTGCAGCACGCTCACGACGGGGTGCGGCAAGAGCCGCTCTCGGCCGGCGAGATCATCCAATTCGATCACGAACGCGAAGGCAGAAACGTAGGCGCCTTGGCGATGCACCAGCTCCGCCGCTGCCGCCGCTGTGCCTCCGGTGGCCAGCAGGTCGTCGACGATCACCACGCTCGCGTCTTCTCGCAGTGAGTCTCGATGCATCTCGAGCTCGGCTTCCCCATACTCGAGGGAGTACGCAACTTTATCCGTGCGGTATGGCAGCTTGCCTGGCTTGCGGACGGGCACAAAGCTCGTGTTCAGGCGGGCCGCGAGGGCGGCGCCGAAAATGAAGCCGCGGGATTCAATGCCGACGATTGCATCCACGTGCTCTCCGGTGAAGCGATGTGCCAAGGCGTCCAGCACGATATGAAAGCCCTTCGGATCCGCGAGTAGAGGCGTGATGTCCTTGAAAAGGATACCGGGCACCGGGAAGTCCGGGATGTCGCGGATCAGTCCGCGCACATGGGCGATGGGGTCGAGGTTTACGACCTCGGCGAGCGGGCTCGTGCCGCGACCCCCGACGCGAGAGGCCCGCTGCGGAGAGCCCTCGGTGTTGCGTTTCCTTGCGGTACGCTCCTTGGCTGTCTTTGCCGTGCCGGCCTGGGACTTGTCCACACCTCGAGGAGTTGGTGAGCGTCTGGCCGGCATCGCTGCCGGTGCTGCTTTCGAGCCACGCTTGCGGTTCGCCATGGCGGACAGGAGTAGCACCGTTTGGCGGCAGCCAGAAGCGTTCCTAGGGTCGCACGGGTGTCATCGGGCAGCGCCGTTCAGCCAGCAGCGCCGTTCAGCCAGCAGCGCCTTCCACGACTTGCTCTGCCAGGGCTTGCTGAGCTGAATACCAGAGGTCTAGCACCAGCGGCGTGACCCCAACCTCGCCGCGATCGAAGGCTTCTGTGTCAGAGCCGGCGAGGGTGTTGTGCTCCACCCCAGAGCCACCAATCCAGAGGTACTCCTTCCCTCGCGGATCCCGACGAAACTCCACCGCGTCGAGATACCTACGCGTGCCCAAGCGAGTCGCGGCGAGCTTCCAGTCGGAGCCTGGGGGAAAGTTGACGTTGAGCAACGTCAGTTCGTCACGTGAGCCGCCGAGGAAGCTCTGGGCAAGCCGAGCCGCGACGCCCACAGCGGCCTGACGATCCGCTCGGTTGTCCGCGGAGACGGCAATGGCAGGGATGCCCTTCAGCGCTGCCTCGCGCGCGGCGGCGACGGTTCCGCTGTAGAACACGTCATCGCCGAGGTTCACCCCATGGTTCAACCCAGAGAGCACCAGATCCGGGCGCCGTGGCACCACGCGGTCTGCAGAGTGCAGCGCGACGTAGACGCAGTCCGCCGGGGTGCCATCGACAGAGAACACGCCGGGCTCGTGGCGCACCAAGCGCAACGGGCGGTGCAGCGTCAGGGAGTGGCTCATGGCGCTCTGCTCTGAAGCCGGTGCGCACACCACCACCTCCGCGAACTCGCTCAGCGCGCCTCTCAGCGCCTGCAGCCCTTCAGCGCGAAAGCCATCATCGTTGGCCAACAAGATCAGTGGTTTTGACAAGGTTTCCTCGAAATCGGAGCGAGCTGCATGGCGGTGAGGGCTCTGTTAGTGACTCCCGGCCCGCGCTGCAAGGCGCGCCACGCGGCGCAGAACCGCGCGTTCCTCAGACGTGGCCCCTAACCCGCGCGGCGCCGACTTTGCAGCCCCGGCGTGCCAATGCGAGTGGTGTATCGAATCATCCAGCTCTCGAACGAGGGCAAACAGAGTGGTTTTGGCTATGCTCTTACACATCAGTGTCAGAGCACACGCGCCATCATCTCGATGAGATCACGACTCAGGTCGCAGAATGCATCACTCGCTTCGGCGTCGCTGGTGAGGTGCACGTCGACGCGGAGCGCGCCAGCCTGACGGGCTATGGCCCGCCGGCGGAGGTCGCAATTGGTGATCTACTGGAACGCTGGCCAGAGCTCAGCCATGAAGACCGCGCGCGGCGTTGTTTGGAAACCGCGCGGAAACTCGTGGCGGCTCGGCGCAGTTCGCTGCCACCAGGTCGGCCCAAGCGGCTACTGCAGCTGCCCGGGTGGCTCGCGCCGCTGATCTTTTTTGCCCTACTCGGCGGCTTCGGCTGGTGGTGGTTGAGCCGCCCCGTCCCCAAGACGGCTGTCGCCGAAGCTGCGGCGCCGGCGTCGACATCGGGAGCCGTAGATGGCGAACAGCGCGCCGCGAGTGTGTGTCAGCGCACGCGTTCTAGGGTGATGCGTGGCGCGAGCGTCGGTCCTCTCGACGTGGAGGGATGGGTGGTGGAGCTGGCGCTTCAGCGGCCTTCGGATCGGCCCTTCGAGAGGGGGAAGCTGCTAGGCGATTTCATCGACCTCGATCAGGACGAGCCGCATGTGGTTTGGACCCAAGCCCCGGCGCTCAGTAGCCTGACCGGGATCGGCACACGAGTAGAGGTCGCGGAGTCCTCACTCGTTGCCTCCGGGATCGAGCCGAGGCGCTCGCTCGTGCTGACCTTCATGGGCAGCTACATCAAGCCATACTTCGACGAGAAGGCGCGCATCCAGTACGTGATGTTTGCCAACGCTCTCGCGCAGCGCGCCGGGGCGAGCCACGGCGCCCTCTACGCGCGCTGCACGGGAGATTCGAATCATCACATTGGTGCTTGGTTCCTCGGACCAACGCCGGGCGAAGCCGTGGGGTCGTTGATCTACTTCATGGGCACCTATGCAAGCTCTCCCCACGTCTCAGCGTACGCCCTGTCGGACGCCGCAGCGCCCGACAGGGCTAGCCTGCTCGACAGCATTCTCAAGTCGACGGCGAACTCGTCGCGCAGCGAGATCGGACTCTGGTTGGGTGCCCAAGGAGGGATGCTGGCGGGTCCGGCGGACGGACCGACGCGCATCACGTTCCCTTTCAAAGACGCAAACCGCGCATCGCGAGCGAGCCGGGAAATCGCCCGTCTGCTGGAGATTGGTCCCGGTTGATGGGCTCAGGCACATCCCGACAAGAGGTCGCGGGGTTGACCACGGGCAGGCCTTAGGCCATGTGAAGGTCGAAGATGCTGTCGCCGAGCGATCTCGAACAACGCCTGCTGGCGTCCTTCCCCGACGCGCAGGTCCAGATCACCGACCTCACCGGTACTCAGGACCACTATCAACTGCGCATCGTCAGCCAGCGTTTCGCGGGTCTGGCTCCGCTTGCTCGCCACCGTATGGTTTACGCGGCGCTGGGTGAGGCCATGCGCGGACCCATTCACGCGCTCTCGTTCGAGGCGCTGGCGCCGACGGAGGCGTGACCCGCATCCGCGGTGGCTCGCCAACACTTAGACCAACGCGCCAAGTCTAGGCGCAACGGAGAATGAAAATGGAACAAGCACTTCGCGACCAGATCAAACACACCATTGATGACAACCAGGTCGTGCTGTTCATGAAGGGAAGCCGACTGTTCCCGCAGTGCGGCTTCTCGGCGCGCGTCGTCGATATCCTCAAGCGCATGGAGGTCCCTTTCAAGGACGTCAATATCCTCGCGGATCAGAGCTTGAGAGACGGCATGAAGGAGTTCAGCGAGTGGCCCACCTTCCCTCAGCTCTACGTGAAGGGTGAGTTCGTCGGCGGCTGTGACATCGTCATGCAGATGTTCGAGAACGGCGAGCTCGAGAAGATCCTGAAGTAGCTGGCTCTACTCCCCAACGCGTGGCGGCCCGATTCCAAAGGAACCGGGCCGCGGTGCTTTTGTGACTCGGAGACCTACTTGTCCTGCGGGCGACTCATGACGATTCGCAGCCCGCGCAGCGCATCAGCGAAGCGGATCCGCTGCTCTTCGATGGCGAGGCTCACCTCGACCAAGCGCTTCTCGATCTGCTCCATACGCTTCGTGTTCTCGGCGAGGCGCTGAGTCAGCGTACGCTTCAAGTCATCAGCGAAGCGGTTCTTCTCCAGGCTCTTCAGCTTGAGACGATCTTCTCGGGCAAAGCGCTCGAGCTCGTTTCGCTCCAAGGAGAGCTTGTTTTGCTCGTCCTCGGACGTCTTGAGCTTGTTGCGCAACTCCCACGCTTTGCGTAGCCGCTCGACGCGCTCGGCGTCGATCTCCTTTGGAGGCGACTTGAGGAAGGCTTCAATCGCTTCGCGGGCCAAATCGCTGGTCCAGCTCGCCCACTCTTGGGATGGTTGACGCTCCTCCACGAGCAGCTTGCCGTCGCTGTGAGGCTTCACGTTGAGCGGCACGAGGGCGTGGTCGACGTTGTCTTCGGTGCCCTTGGGCGGCTCGAAGAGCGTGCTGCTGCCACGTCGGGGGTGCTTGATCAGCAGCTTCGCGGGTTCCCCGCCGCCGTTCTTCACGCCGTACGTCGTCTCGTAGACCACGTCCCGCTCGATCATGATCTGACCGTTTTCGATCTTGTAGAGACGGGAGTGGCGGCGGTCGACCTTCAGGTCCGAGTTGATCAACAGGCTGCGCTCGAGAGCGAACGGGACCGTCGCCGAAGCCTTCGGCGGTAGCGGTTCCACCATTCCCTGGCCAAGGAAGGAACCTTGCTGGAACACCGCGATTGGGCCCCGCTCGAGCAGGCCCTTGGTGTCATTCTTGAACCTTGCCACGCGGAAAGGATGAGAAGAGGACTCTGGCACCCCGCCGTCGGGCGAGAACAGGAACATCGCCTCGCCCCTCACCTTCTTGGCCACGAGCAGCACCATGGTGGCGCTCTCATTGGGAACAGTCACAGGATTCGGGATCGCGTAGCGCGTGGTCCCGCTATCCACCGCGACTGCGGCGAGGGCGCTGACGTTTCGCGGTCCGCTTGGGCCCTGCTGCTGTGCCTCCGCCAGGGCGATACGCCGGCGCT
Coding sequences within it:
- the surE gene encoding 5'/3'-nucleotidase SurE, with protein sequence MSKPLILLANDDGFRAEGLQALRGALSEFAEVVVCAPASEQSAMSHSLTLHRPLRLVRHEPGVFSVDGTPADCVYVALHSADRVVPRRPDLVLSGLNHGVNLGDDVFYSGTVAAAREAALKGIPAIAVSADNRADRQAAVGVAARLAQSFLGGSRDELTLLNVNFPPGSDWKLAATRLGTRRYLDAVEFRRDPRGKEYLWIGGSGVEHNTLAGSDTEAFDRGEVGVTPLVLDLWYSAQQALAEQVVEGAAG
- a CDS encoding flagellar biosynthetic protein FliQ encodes the protein MAQAQEALLLSIAVSLPVIGAAALAGLFVAIFQAATQVQDITLAHLPRLLVVAVVLALAGPWMGHQIASFAARAFTGG
- the grxD gene encoding Grx4 family monothiol glutaredoxin, whose translation is MEQALRDQIKHTIDDNQVVLFMKGSRLFPQCGFSARVVDILKRMEVPFKDVNILADQSLRDGMKEFSEWPTFPQLYVKGEFVGGCDIVMQMFENGELEKILK
- a CDS encoding BolA family transcriptional regulator, with amino-acid sequence MLSPSDLEQRLLASFPDAQVQITDLTGTQDHYQLRIVSQRFAGLAPLARHRMVYAALGEAMRGPIHALSFEALAPTEA
- a CDS encoding tetratricopeptide repeat protein translates to MPDDSEPTQHEAPLREAPRSEEHDGLGANFDGEDFLFHLYRGSELLQDNRIEEAKTELETALGMQPRDIEGQGLLGVVYFRLGMYPHAMEIYEELVRACPREVTPRINLALCYLKTGQLLQARSVLEQIIGLVPEHQRAWGYLGLVFERLGDHAKAQVAFERAGQPHLARRMQHILEERSRIPGESQPPDRQEVMSAAADAAAELERGEEAFHVAGNSDGATSRSGRWRAIELGQERLPPPSRPFTPVSLTPSRPPRPPSLPPTSARGGAPTLAGGVFVPPPVDQLAEESLLVFSEEPRVVGHADGVVLVNSEERFCLRPSAVRAVLPIGNDLTSRQLKRRSRGRETEELLGDAGDGIIELLGPARLVLGSPEGRLVVTQLDGQFLYLRERLLVAFESGIAYESGRLPVSGERHEAVVQLSGQGAVVFNGGDLIEALDCRAEQPLWIAAEYVVGWTGRLLPRPLDPSEALGVAQLGRVGGSTGLISFSGDGAVFAKVR
- the genX gene encoding EF-P lysine aminoacylase GenX codes for the protein MRARAAAQRFIRSYFDDAGFLEVDTPVRVQAPGLDLHVDALSAHDGWLITSPEHHMKRLLVAGLPRIYQIARASRAEELGALHQPEFLLLEWYRAYAGMAEVMADTEALVVGVVETLRSLAPGAQLRDVSYQGTRFDLSRPFERVSVREAYRRFADVDDVVALARDDEDRYFELMVDRVEPGLTALQRPVFLHGYPLSQASLARPDPLDPETAERFELYWAGVELCNGFGELNDAAEQRRRYVAAIEDRRSRQMPVYPLDEPFLTALEEGMPPAGGNALGLDRLLMLALDETSLDAVVPFPIPRPE
- a CDS encoding adenine phosphoribosyltransferase; protein product: MPARRSPTPRGVDKSQAGTAKTAKERTARKRNTEGSPQRASRVGGRGTSPLAEVVNLDPIAHVRGLIRDIPDFPVPGILFKDITPLLADPKGFHIVLDALAHRFTGEHVDAIVGIESRGFIFGAALAARLNTSFVPVRKPGKLPYRTDKVAYSLEYGEAELEMHRDSLREDASVVIVDDLLATGGTAAAAAELVHRQGAYVSAFAFVIELDDLAGRERLLPHPVVSVLHY
- the pgsA gene encoding CDP-diacylglycerol--glycerol-3-phosphate 3-phosphatidyltransferase, whose product is MSDSPPQTESAKKKRPKVDPEQRKARRKSLREDAVNIPNLLTFGRIAIIPVVLWLLDRGTPQDCVTAALVYAAAAITDLLDGYLARKLGVVSVLGKFLDPLADKLLVMAVLIWMVPMGRISEWVVILLLGREISITGLRSIASSEGVVIAAGGGGKSKTALQMVGILCLVIGYPYHLDIGIYDLGVVDLVPVGRWLIYISLVFSFGSGFEYVRLFAEAVEAKDRRQAEN
- a CDS encoding DUF4139 domain-containing protein, encoding MALALGLSALGSGGCAATANVTTDQLPLSRVVVYRNGVGYFERAGEVESDEVRFKMKQRMVGDFLATLAIVEHGGSSVRSASFPLEIEGEEEPPSGDPRLYSMLKPLPPEPEPSKTAKDLKDVVLHLDGQRHTLAVGYVSETPVWRPSYRLVVQEDGSADLQAWGIVQNLSGEDWSQVKLVLVAGAPLAFESTLGDPVVPQRPIVTDQGEVIAAVPEGLTTLSTEVPPPPPEAEPMPVEEKAEEGYGYDMDDDVAAADAPAGLGMRGTGAGGGGRATARPAPKPTASASSAPMKKDKGKVSMAERRRIALAEAQQQGPSGPRNVSALAAVAVDSGTTRYAIPNPVTVPNESATMVLLVAKKVRGEAMFLFSPDGGVPESSSHPFRVARFKNDTKGLLERGPIAVFQQGSFLGQGMVEPLPPKASATVPFALERSLLINSDLKVDRRHSRLYKIENGQIMIERDVVYETTYGVKNGGGEPAKLLIKHPRRGSSTLFEPPKGTEDNVDHALVPLNVKPHSDGKLLVEERQPSQEWASWTSDLAREAIEAFLKSPPKEIDAERVERLRKAWELRNKLKTSEDEQNKLSLERNELERFAREDRLKLKSLEKNRFADDLKRTLTQRLAENTKRMEQIEKRLVEVSLAIEEQRIRFADALRGLRIVMSRPQDK